ATGTGGCCTGCCAGAGACCTTGTAAACATACTTAGTTTAGTAATTCACAGCCGTTTCACTGATAAAAATACcttttctgggccgggcgcgaggtcaggagatcgagaccacggtgaaaccccgtctctactaaaaatacaaaaaaaaattagctgagcgcggtggcgggcgcctgtagtctcagctactcggagaggctgaggcaggagaatggcgtgaacctgggaggcggagcttgcagtgagccgagatcgcgccactgcactccagcctgggcgacagagcgagactccgtctcaaaaaaaaaaaaaaaaaaaaaaaaaaaaaaaaaaaaaaaccttttctgcAGGCAGAGCGCCCGAATGTGTGCCAGAGCAGAAAGCTTGTTTTCCCCGCAGCAAGCTTGGCCCTGCGCTGCTCCTGGGAGCCGGCTCCTGGGGGCTTCAGCTGCGGTGACAGAGGTGTGGGGCTCAGGACTCGAGATCCACAGCCCCCCGCTCTCAGAGCCCGCCTGGCCAGCTGAGCTCACATTTGGGTGAAGTTCTGGAGTTAAGGCCCAGCTGAGTGATTCAGCTCTCAGCACCCTGCAGCCAGTGTCCCCATTGTCCCTGGGGGCCATTGCCCCCACACAGGCTTTGGTGAGGCCTCTGGAGCTTTGTCCTCAGCATGGGGCCTGGCCAACAGCAACTCATCATAAGGGACGCGGCTGTCATCCTCGGCTCCTGTCTGCAGCCTCACTAAGAGGTGCCTGGGTCTCACCCTGGCCCGGGAGCAGGCCCTGGGAGTGGGGTGGCCCCTGAGCTGAGCCTGAGTGCCCAAGACGGGCTCACAGCGACCTAGGGGACGGCAGAAGCCGCTCCTCCCACCCCTGCTAGGCTCTGTCCCTGCTGTGCGTTTCACCTTCACACAGGCCTGGCCCTGTCTGCAAAATGGGGAAGGCCCAACGGTGGTTCTGCATGACCAACCACGACCCCGGGCACCCGCACTGCCCTGTCCTGTGCTCTAGATACTGAGCCCAGTGCCACACACGGCTCCAGGCCGAGCCTCCAGCTCTGATTCCAACATCTTGGGGCCCATCTTTGGGCCTCCCCCAACGCCCCAGGTCCACAAGCGTGATTTGCACACAGTCCCCTGAAGCCACATTGCCTGGGCCCTGTCCCTGTTAGGGGCGTTTTCCTAGCCTCACCCCTGAGGTCCTCAGCTCCTCCTGGCTTGGGCTCCCCCAGGCCTGGACCTGGGAACCTGGGGGTGGTGAGCAAGAGGGACCCACTGGCCTGCACCCCCTGCCGGTGGGGGACCCACACCAGATGCAGGATAAGGCCCATCTCACTCACATCCCTGGTCACCGAAGCCCACAAGGGGACCAGGGATGAGGCCACCTGGAAGGATAAAGACGTAAGGACCAGGACATGCGTTGTGTCCAGGGCAGTGACTTGGCCAGCAGGATGGCGCTGGGCACGAGGACCCGAGCCTGGCCAGCCCCTCCTGGGGGAAAGCAAGCCTCAGGCAGGGTGTCGGAGCAGGCCTGGGTAGCCAGCAGCACCTCTGTTCCACAGGGGTCTTCCCAGGACCCCAGGCAGCTGCTGCGGCCAGGGAGGTCCTAGCCATGCTGCAGGTGGGAAGACAGGCTCCGGGGGGATGGGTCTACCCGGCGCAGACGCTGGGACAGTGTGGTGTGGCAGCCTGAGCGACCCCAAAGCCCGGTCCCAGGATAGTGCGGCCTGCTTGGAGACCCTTGTCTCCCACCAAGTGTTCAGGCGTGGCTTTGGACATCCCATCCCAGTGAGTGGGCATCCAACACTCACTTCCTGGTCAGTGTAGACAGAGGTGGAGGGAGGGCTGCCCCCTGAGGACTTGGGGCAGGTTCTGAACTGACCGGGCCAAGCTGACCTGGGCTGAACACCAGGCTGGGTGTGAACAACAGACGCTCTGGGCCAGTGGTACCCTCTCCTGCCTGGGACCTTCCCCAGTGCCCCCATCCTCATGCGTGGGCCCTGTCCATCCCCATTTCTTGAGAGCTGCAGGCTGCCACACCTTGACAGCGGGGAGGGCAGGGCTTCCCGTCCCTCTGGAGTCTCTCCAGCCATAGGAGCACACTGGCGGCCGTAGGCTTCAAGCACTGCAGGGCCAGGGTGGGGCCCTCGGAGCTCCTCCCAGGGGGTGAGTTCTGCTGAGCTCctcctgcacctggccaggaatggGGTGGGGAATTCCCTGTGCTTGGGACTGGAGTCTCAGGGTCCAGGGCAAGGCAGGGAACGGGAACTTGGGGGTTCGGCTGAATGCAGGGGGGCTGCTGGCTGAGTGCTGGGGGCTGCTGGCTGAGTGTTGAGGGCTGCTAGCGGGGGAGCTGATGGCCAAGCTTCGTGATTTCCTGGTCAGCCTGCACAGGCTGGAGAGGGAAGTGGGAGGAAGAGAGCCAAACCCATGCCTGGCTGCTCTGGGGGTCTTGGGCAGCCTCCAGCCCAGGAGAGAAGACAAGGCAGTCACTCAAGGCACTGAAAACAACGGCCTCTTTTACTGTTAAAATGCAGCCACAGGTGCTCAGCCACAGGCATCTCAACCACCGGCCTCCGGGCCCATGTCCAGCCTCTGTCCTCTGCCTTCCATTCTTCGACAGTGTTCCCGGCATCCCTGGTCACTTGGTACTCGGCGTGGGCCGCCTGTGCTGCTCCAGCAGCTCCTCCAGGTGGTCGGCCCGCTTCACCGCAGCCTGCAACACACCACAGGGTCAGGCCTGCTCCCGGCCCTGAGGTCCGGCAGGGCTGGCCACAGGAACTCACCTCGTGCTGTGTCCGGAGGCTGCTCACGGCCTCCTCCTTCCTCGCGAGGGCTGTCTTCACCCTGTGGGTGGTACCTGGTAGGCTTCAGCGTGGCCCCCGCCCCATGGCCCCAGACTGGCCTGCAGCGCACAGGGTGCACGGGGCAGCTGCCTGGTCAGCCTGGTCCCAGCCCTGCTGACCACGACTCCTGTGGCTGGCCCAGACAGCTGTCCAGGCAACCCACCTGCTGTGAGTCAGGACCCAACACAGGCCACTGGAGTGTAACCCTGGCCACACCTGGGGAGGCCTGGTACCCAGATGGGGTGGGAAGCCTCGCCCACACCCACCTCTCAGCCCGTGGCAGCAGTCGGCACAGGAAGGATGCAGGACCCCAGTGGAGGGAGCTCGCTGGGAACCTTACAGCGCCCCAGCTCTTTCAGCGCCTGTCCACCCAGCCCAGGGCCCCGGGAGCTGCCTCCCTGGAGAACTTGCCAGGCCCAGACCTGACCCACTCGGGTGCCCCAACAGGGATGGCCAACACCCCAGACTAAGCACCAGGGAGGAAAACAGATCTAGGTCTCCTGGGCCCCAAACACGGAACCCACACCACCCTCTGCCTACAAGGCCCTGTCTCTGCATCTCTTGGCCTTCCTCAGCCACAGCCTCCTGGGGCTTGGAGCTGCAGAGGTCCTGCCCGCTCCCCTGCCCTGCCTGTCTCCAGCCCTGCAGCCCTGGCCGCCCACCTCCGGTGCAcctcctccagctccagctgcTGGCGGGCCTGCAGCGCGGCCAGCTCGGCCTTGGCCTGCCGCGTCTCCTCCTCAGAAGCTGCCAGCCGGTCCTCGAACTCCTGGCGGATTACCTGGGCCAGGTTGCTGCGCTCGCTAGAAAGTTGCTCGTTCACCTGGGTAGGCACAGGAGGCAGTGAGCCGGCTGCCAGCGAGTGACTGCGTGCATGCAGGAGGGGCCTGGGGGTGCCCATTGCCCACCTGACACCCGCCCACTCACCGCCTGCGCATCCTCCAGAGCCCGCTCCTTCTGCCGCACGAGGCCCTGCAGACGCAGATTCTcgccctcggcctccccaagCTGGCCCTTCAGCTCCAAGCACCGCTCCTGAAGCTTCCGCTCCGACTGCTCCAGCTCGGAGAGCTCTGCCTCGTACTTGTCCCGTAAGCGCTTGATGCTGGAGTTGGGGGGAGGGCAGGGTCACTCCAGCCCAGTCACACACGGGTCCTCGTGCCTCGGCTCCTGGGCCTCCTGAGCTGGTGACCCAGCTGTGCCCCACTCGTGGCCGGTCCTTACCGGCTCTCGGCAGCCTTCTCACTCTCCTCCTTGGCCAGTGCCATGTCAGCCTCCAGCCGGTGAACGACCAGCTCAATCTCCTTGTCCCGGCCTTTCCGGATTTCTTCCCTCAGCTCCTGTTCCCGGTTCAGCAGCCACGCCTCCTGGGGGGACACGCGCTGCCTGGGGGTTGCCACCCAGAGCCAGCCCGCGGGGCCAGGGCCAGCCTCAGGGGGTCCTGGGGGGCTCCAGGTTCTGAGCCACAGGGGAGCAAGGGGCCTTCCCCCTCTCCAGACCCCCGTCCCGGGATGCGCTACGTCGTGTCATCAGGACCCAGTGTGGGAATAGGCATACCAGAGATCGTCATGATGCACAGCCCAGGGTCCCCTCCCTCAGAGACCCACAGCCCACGATGACCTGAGGCCACCTTCTGCTACCAGATGGGATGGGAAAGTTGGACTTGTGTGTTgctgagggcagggcctgggccccCAAGCCCGGGCATTCAGAGCCTAAGCTGGCAGCCTCTTGGAAGCCTCTGAAAACTCCCAGAGTTTCACGTGCCCAGCCCTGGACCCCACAAGCCTATGTCGGGAGCATGCTCCTGGGCCCAGAGGCGTCCACTGCCAAAGCCTGCCTGGCTGCTGGGTGACATCCCGGCCCACCAGGGTGTGAAACCAGGTGACGGGCAGGGTCAGCCTGGACTGTGGCCTCACGGCGGGCATGGGTGGTGAGAATGTGTGTGGGACTGTCACCGTGGCAGAGTCCACCCCCGCAGAAGGCCCCAGAGGCTAAGGGGGGGCCCCTGTTGTACGTGTGCCTCTCTGTACATCTGAGTGTCAGGGGGCTGGTCATGGGGCGCAGGGGTGTAGCAGCCCCTAGCGAGGGGGGCAACGCCTGTTCTCGGACCACAGAGGATGCACTCCAGGCACCCTTGATCCTTCCAGAGCCCACGCACAAGATGGGCTGAAAGCAGCACACTCAGCGTCAGTTCAGACGACAACCCCAAGCAGCCAGATGTGACTCCCAGAAACGAGCCCCCAGGATGCCACAGCAGCAGCAAAACCCACCCGGGGCAGCCCCCGACCCCTGCCCACCTGGGCGCCCAGGCCCCCACCTCCTTCCTGGCGCAGCCGGCCTCCCACGCCTGCCTCTCTAGCTCCAGCTGCTGCTTCAGAGCCTTCAGCTCCATCTGGGGGGCAGACATAAGAGGCCAGTCAGTCCCACCCCGCCCAGCCCCCTGGCCAGGCCCTGCACAGCCCTCCGGCAGTAGACCTGGTGCCGGCGCTCCTGCTCCTCCCTGCCCTTCTCAAACTCGGCCTTCAGGGTTCGGGTCAGCGCAGAGCTGCTCTCCTCCAGCTGCTGCCTCAGCTCCTCCAGCTCCGCCCGCTGCCTACAGCCAGGGAGGAGTCAGCAGGTGAGGGGTCACCAAGTAAGGAGTCAGGGATGGGAGAGGCCAGCGGGTGAGGGGTCCGGTGGGAGGGGTCAGCCAGCTAGGGGGTCCCTGAGAGAGGGCGTGGTGCCCCCAGGCGGCACCTTGCTGCCTGCTGGCCCAGCCGCTCCCTCTCCTCAGCCACCTCGCTGTACAGCCGCTGCCGTTGCTGCTGCAGCGCCCACTGCTCCTGCTCCAGGTGCTGCTGGAACCTGTGGGACGGTCAGGACTGGCTCTCGGGGGCAGGGACGGGGGTCCCAGGACCCACCCACCGCAGGGGCACGGGCCAACCACAGGCCTGACTCAGAGCTGGAGAGCAGCCCTCCGgggccctgcccctccccctcgGCAGTCAAGGCCCCTCAAAGCCACCACCCGGGGGCAGGCAAGGCCACAAGGGCCTTGCCCATCAGCCAAGCGCGGCAATTCCCTGAGCTCCAGGCCCTCGTGGCGCTTTGGGAAGTGGCTGTGGAGCCGAGTCCAGGCTCCCTTTTCCCTCAGCCCTTGTGCCGGTCTCACCCTGTTCAGCGTTGCCCCACGGGCATGGAGGGCAGGAGGCAGGTGCCTGGTGGGGCCTTATCCACCTCCCCTGCCTCCGGCCTGAGGGTGCCAGGTGCCTGGCTCCGTGACCTGAGCAAGCTCGTGCCAGGGCCTCGTCCTGACCCCACCTTTGGGGAGAGACCGGGGGACCAGCCAAGCTGCATGTGGGGAGGACCGGCCACGACAGGCAACAGGGTGGATAGGAGAGGGTGGCTTCCAGGCTGTCCTGGTGGCACAGACAGTGCAGGAGGGGCTGCCACTGGCCCCTGTGGCCCACAGATCCTGACCACCACTGGGCATGTCACCAGCCCCCAGGGCTCAGGACGCAAGAGCAGCAGTCACCCCTCAGACCCCAGGCCAAGGGAGTGAATGAGAGAGACCGTCCCTGGGCCCCAAGGTCAGAGCTGGAGGGGCCTCGAGGCCGCCTATCCATGGGTCAGCTGCTCTGGGGCCAGTTCTGAAAGAGTGGATGTCTTATGGGGGGTCCGAGCCCTGACCCTGGGAAAACACCCGTGCGGAACCTGCAGACCTCTGTGGGCATGGACTGCAGACACAAGCCCGAGGACATTGGCCCGGCTGAGGCTGGGCCCCAAGGGCCACTCCAGGGCCAAGTGCCCTGCGTCCTCCCTGGATGCTGCACTAAGACCCTCGCCCACCTCTACGTGGGAACCCCACTCCGGCCTTCGAGGATTCCGACTCCCCGCCCTGAGGGTCCTGGCCCCACTGGCCTGGGGCCACCACCCACCGCTGCCGAGCACGCTCGCGCTCCTGCTGGCCCAGCGCCTCCTTCTCCCGCTCCAGTTGCTCCCGCAGCTCCTCGGCCTGGCGCAGGCAGCGCTGCGAAGCCCGCTCATCCGACTGCAGCAGCTCCGCCTCGTGCAGGCTCTTGAGCCTCCGCACTTCCTGCTTGTGCCTGGCAATCAGCTTCTGGATCTCGGGCTCCAGACCTGGGGGCAGAGCACTGGCTAGGGCCATGTCCAGCTAGGGTGGGCCCGGGAAGTCCAATCCTGGCACAAGACCAGCCTGTCTCAGGCCCAGAGGGGACCCCGCCCACCCCGGGCCTCCTTGGATCCAACCCAAAGCACAGCTGAGTCTGATGCCCACGAGGTGGGGAAGAGGCCCCCATAGGGCCACGGCGCCTCTCCCAGCCTGTGGGGCTCAGGGCTCCCAACATTCCTGGTGCTACCACTGATGGCTCCCAGGCACCCTGGCAGAAGGTGTCCAGAGCGAGAGGACCAGGCCTCAGGGAGCCCTGCACATCATCCAAGGGTCCGAGGCCCCTTCAGACCCCAACACCCACCAGCCTCCTGCCCCATCCCCCGCCTGCACCTGCCTCCTCCTGTGGCTCACTCTGCTTCCCCTGGCAGGGCCCACGTGCCACAGTCGTCCACGAACTCCCAATCTCCCCTAGCCCAACCCTGAGGAAGTGAGGCACTGAGCCCCCTCGTTTCAGGCAACTGCCTGGGTGCTGGGGGCCGGGCCAGGCTCCTGTGTGGAGCCCACCTGCCCCCCGGATCATGGCAGAGGCCGCAGCGGAGGCCGTGACGGGGGTGGTTGGGGCATGAGTGTTCACCTCTGCCCAGGAGGGTCTCAGACTACATGAATGCTTGAAGTGATGGCTCTCTCAAAAGAAGCCCTGGCCGCAGCGCCCACCCCATGCCTGGCCGGCTCGCGGGAGGGGATGGCCCACCTCGGACAGTGACCTCCTTGATCTTCTTGGTTTTCTCACTGATCCACTTCTCCCGGCGGGCTTTCTCAGTGGCACTCATTAATTCTTTGAGTTTTTTAATCTCCTACGAGCAGGAGAACAGGTCAGGAGGAAACGACGCGAAGGACACCCCCATCCCTTTGCCACCCTGTGGGCACAGGCAGGGCCGGGCTTCCAGGTCCACCAGCACAAGGCCGGCGCTCATGGTTGGGTGTGCGGCCCCGAGACACACACGCCAGCTCCAGAGCCACTGCTGCCCTCCCCAGCGCCTGGGGCCAGGCTGGAGGCCCAGGCCCACCCTGCCACACACCTTGGCGGCCTGAGAAATGGGAGGGCAGCCATCAGCCTGCAGAGGCCCTGCCCCAGAGAAGGGTGCTGCTGCCTGTCGGGACGGCCCCAGAGCCTGCATTCTTCCATGTGACTGGCAGTCCTCAACCCCGGCTGTCAGCCACGGTCACATGCAGGGATTTTAAAATGCCAGTGCGATGCCCCACTCCAGAACCTGGGCTCGGGACCATCACTGCCCAAGCTGGTGGGAAGCAtagccagggaggctgaggcccccAGGGAGCCCACACAGCGGGAGGGGGCCAGGAGTCAGTGCTCCACCGACACCTGGTCAGTAGAGAGAGCAGGTCCCGTGGCCCAAGGACCTGGCAGCGGAgcaggccaggcagaggctccTGGGTCCACGGCTACTGTGCTTGGCCGGGCAGGGACTGTGCGTCCACATCTGTGACAGTAGGCCCATGGCCCTGCCCCAGAGCCTGGCAGCTAGAGAGGCAGGAGTGGACCAGCTGGGTGCCACAGTGCTCCCCCAGACAGCCCCACCCACCGCTGTGGCCCTGACACTCCGAGACAGGAATGAGGACTCCGAGTCCGGTCCTGTTCTGGGGGCTGTGCCGGCTGAGCCTGGCCTGTGAGCCAGGCCTGGGACGCCGTGCCGTGGGGAGCGAAGCCTCACCAGCTCGTGCTGCACCTGCGCCTGGGCCACACGCTCGGTGCATCTctggtcctcctgcttcagctcggCCACCACAGCCTCGCACTTTTCACTCAGGACCTTCTTGTCTTCAATCAGCTGTGTTGGGGACTGGAGGTGAGGTGCTGCACCAAGGCCCCAGCCCAGCAGGACCCCGGATGGAGGAGACCCTCCCAGCCTCCAAGGGAGGCTAAGAGCAGCCCTCCCCTGGGGCTGCCCCTCCTAGGTTTGTGGATGGACCCTGGGGCCAGTGGGAGGGCATGTGTGCAAACACGGGCCCAGGCCTGCATCCGCCGTCCTGTCCTCAGCTGGGGGACCCAGCGAATGGCAGAGAAGCCCCAGCCCACCCCATGCAGTGATGTCAGGGTCTTCCTGGGAGGAGGGTAGCTCTGCTGTGCCCAACACCCAGCCCCGGAGGAGGCCCACTGTCTGCCAAAGGGTGTCAGGACCACACCAGCCTCACTGCTGGCCCCAGGCCAGACCCCAGGTCAGGACACACCTGTGATGACCACCAAGCAGCCCCTGGAGGCCCCTATTGTCACAGACCCCAGACCTAGAGTTCTCTTCAGAACAGGATCCAACTGGGGCTGCGACTGAGCTGAGGGGTCGGCAGGACACCCCCACTACACTCACTCGGGGCAGCTCTGGGTAAAGACAGGAGTGCCCTCTCCAGGGCATGGATGGCTGGAAATGGCACGGGAAAGGCTTGGAATGCGTCCAGTGGACACCCATGTGACACCCAACAGAGGAAGAAGCTCACTGGCAGTGGGAAGTCCCTGGCTCTGGAAGGCTCTGGAAGTCTCCATGAGCCACGAGCTGGGTCCCGGCCTCTGCGGTCCCCGGGCCGCTCACCTGGTCAATGAAGGCCAAGTGCCGCTGGATGGTGGCCTCGTAGTGCTCTCTCTGCCGCTGCAGCTGCCGGCTCAGCGCCTTCTCTGTCTCCTTGACCCGCCGGACCGTGAGGTCTCGCTGCTGCGCCTGCAGGGtgtgggcagaggagggaggcacTAGGACCAGTGGGCCTGGCCTCAGCAGGTAGGAGGCTAGCAGGGCCCAGGATTAGCAGTGCCAGCTGCGTTACCAGCGCTCTCTGCAGCAGCAGCATGGCCTGCTTCTTCTCCTCCACCTCCAGCTTCAGCCGCATCACAGATGTGCTCACCTCGGACCCCAGCTCCAGGGGCCCCAGCCCCGCCGCTGGCACCCATCCCTGCAGACACAGCCGAGCGTCAGGCAGAAGCGGCAGAGGACAGGGGGGCAGCCAAGGACCTGACGCGATGCCCCTGCGGCCCTGCCCTCTGGGGACAGAGGGGCTGCTGCACGAGGGAGCCCGTGGGAAGCCGGAGGGCAGGTGGCAGGCGGCCCAGCAGAGGTCGTTTTCATTGCTCAGTACAGGAAATGGGGGCCATGGCCTcaggaataaaaaacaaaccaTTTTAAAAGTTCTGTGCTTCCCAGCTTCCTGCCCTGTGACAATAAAGTTCACGTCACTGCTCCATTTAGCCTGGCTGCTGGTGTTCACCCAGGACAAACAACAGGGGACCCAGAGGACAGCAGGGCTCCGGAGGGCTGAACAATCCACACATATGGGCTCATGGAGGCAGCTCGGGGCAGCGGGTAGGTGGGGGCAGTGTGGGGAATGCGggccctgccacctccaccctgAGAGCCCCGTAGGGGGTGCTGCATAACTGGGTGGGTACGTGGTGAGGGGCCTCCTCCTCCGGGGGCTGGGTGCGGGCTAGTGAGGGGCCACCTCCTCCGGGGGCCAGGTGCGGGCTGGTGAGGGGCCTCCTCCCACTGGGGGCTTGGTGCGGGCTGGTGAGGGACCTCCTCCTGCTGGGGGTCCAACTGGTCCTGCCCAGACTTCTCCATCTCGTCCAAGAAGCTCATGATGCTTTGTAGCTTGGCCTCCGAAAGCAGCGTCCCATCCTCTGGGGGTTCGGGGAACGCGCTGAGTTTTCCAAATTTCTCCAAGTTGTCAGCTGTCAGAGAGCTGGCATCATCCTCCTGTGGGACAGGAGCCCAGCATCGGGGGCTGTCAGGGCAGCCTAAAGACTTGGGGTCCCCAAAGGCAGGGGTGGCAGCTGAGGCTGGGCTCTGGGAGGGAGGGTTGCGACCAAAGCAAGGAGGAGCCCGTGGCATCCCCATTTTCCCAACCCCCACAGCCACCGCATGCTCTGTGTAAATGGCGTGGGTGGACAGACTGTGCAGGGCGGGTCGCACACCGTGGTCACCTCGCTGGTCCAGGCGTATCTGCCCCTGTGATGGGCCCTGGGGCAGGGCAGCGGGTCCGGCTCCTTCTCCAGCAGCTGCAGCGTGTGCAGCAGCTCCTCCAGCGGCCCCCTGCTCGGGGCCTTCATCTCCAGGTTGTCTCCAGCTGCATCCTGCACGAGAACGTCCTGCAAAAGAGCAGGGAGACAGATGCAGCAAGGCTGCTGGTGGCTGAAAGCAGCCCCCACATAGGAGGCCAACCGCAGAGCCCCGAAGGTGCCGTGGGAGCTCCCCAGTCCTGACATTTAGCCCCTGGAAGGTGAGGCCAGGGCTCAGACCTTCCCACCCCATCTCTGCAGCTGCTCAAACCCAGAGCAGCTCCAGCCACCGGGGGACTCCTCCCAGTGCCCCACTCCAGGAAAACAGGTGTGCAGCCACCTGGCCCCACCACTAAGCAGCCTGGTAGCCTTGGCTATCAGGTCACTCCTCAGAGCCGGAAGCTCCTCTTTTGTGAATGAGGATGCAgggccccccccccaccccaggacaTCTGCAAAAACCCAACTGGATCCACCCCAGCGAAGGATCCCCAAGGGGCAGCCAGCACCATGCATCAGAGCAAGAAGACCCCTCCTGGGTGGCCTCTCTGAGCATAAGTGGCCCCTAGAGCAGAGGAGGGGCTGGGATAAGCTCAGCTCAGGACACCCCTGGCACAGACATGGCCCTTAAAGCCAAAAACCATGATGGAGGGAAGGACAGCTGTGCTCAGACCTGCATCCTGTCCTCTGGAGGCTGCTGTTGTTCTGGGGatgaggcggaggtgggcaggcaGCGGTCTCCGGGGCCTGCAGCAGGGAGGCCAGCATCTGCACAGCAGAAGACAGCACCATTCCACAGGGAGCATCCCAGGGTGGGCAGTGACTCTGGAGGCACCCCCGGGaaggagccaggcatgggggAGGCGGAGGCGATCCCAGAAGCAGAGGAGCCGCTGGGGAGC
The window above is part of the Symphalangus syndactylus isolate Jambi chromosome 14, NHGRI_mSymSyn1-v2.1_pri, whole genome shotgun sequence genome. Proteins encoded here:
- the CEP131 gene encoding centrosomal protein of 131 kDa isoform X31, translating into MKGTRAISSVLERSPAGVDLSLTGLPPPVSRRPGSAATTKPIVRSVSVVTGSEQKRKALEATGPGGSRAINNLRRSNSTTQVSQPRSGSPRPTEPTDFLMLFEGSPSGKKRPASLSTAPSEKGATWNVLDDQPRGFTLPSNARSSSALDSPVGPRRKECTVALAPNFTANNRSNKGAVGNCVTTMVHNCYTPSERVPPLKSSNQTAPSLNNIIKAATCEGSESSGFRKPPKNVSSATHLAQNNTGGSTGLPRRKEVTEEEAERFIHQVNQAAVTIQRWYRHQVQRRRAGAARLEHLLQAKREEQRQRSGEGTLLDLHQQKEAARRKAREEKARQARRAAIQELQQKRALRAQKASTVERGPPENPRETRVPGTRQPAQELSPMPGGTAHQALKANNADAGLPAAGPGDRCLPTSASSPEQQQPPEDRMQDVLVQDAAGDNLEMKAPSRGPLEELLHTLQLLEKEPDPLPCPRAHHRGRYAWTSEEDDASSLTADNLEKFGKLSAFPEPPEDGTLLSEAKLQSIMSFLDEMEKSGQDQLDPQQEEGWVPAAGLGPLELGSEVSTSVMRLKLEVEEKKQAMLLLQRALAQQRDLTVRRVKETEKALSRQLQRQREHYEATIQRHLAFIDQLIEDKKVLSEKCEAVVAELKQEDQRCTERVAQAQVQHELEIKKLKELMSATEKARREKWISEKTKKIKEVTVRGLEPEIQKLIARHKQEVRRLKSLHEAELLQSDERASQRCLRQAEELREQLEREKEALGQQERERARQRFQQHLEQEQWALQQQRQRLYSEVAEERERLGQQAARQRAELEELRQQLEESSSALTRTLKAEFEKGREEQERRHQMELKALKQQLELERQAWEAGCARKEAWLLNREQELREEIRKGRDKEIELVVHRLEADMALAKEESEKAAESRIKRLRDKYEAELSELEQSERKLQERCLELKGQLGEAEGENLRLQGLVRQKERALEDAQAVNEQLSSERSNLAQVIRQEFEDRLAASEEETRQAKAELAALQARQQLELEEVHRRVKTALARKEEAVSSLRTQHEAAVKRADHLEELLEQHRRPTPSTK
- the CEP131 gene encoding centrosomal protein of 131 kDa isoform X39, producing MKGTRAISSVLERSPAGVDLSLTGLPPPVSRRPGSAATTKPIVRSVSVVTGSEQKRKALEATGPGGSRAINNLRRSNSTTQVSQPRSGSPRPTEPTDFLMLFEGSPSGKKRPASLSTAPSEKGATWNVLDDQPRGFTLPSNARSSSALDSPVGPRRKECTVALAPNFTANNRSNKGAVGNCVTTMVHNCYTPSERVPPLKSSNQTAPSLNNIIKAATCEGSESSGFRKPPKNVSSATHLAQNNTGGSTGLPRRKEVTEEEAERFIHQVNQAAVTIQRWYRHQVQRRRAGAARLEHLLQAKREEQRQRSGEGTLLDLHQQKEAARRKAREEKARQARRAAIQELQQKRALRAQKASTVERGPPENPRETRVPGTRQPAQELSPMPGGTAHQALKANNADAGLPAAGPGDRCLPTSASSPEQQQPPEDRMQDVLVQDAAGDNLEMKAPSRGPLEELLHTLQLLEKEPDPLPCPRAHHRGRYAWTSEVTTEDDASSLTADNLEKFGKLSAFPEPPEDGTLLSEAKLQSIMSFLDEMEKSGQDQLDPQQEEGWVPAAGLGPLELGSEVSTSVMRLKLEVEEKKQAMLLLQRALAQQRDLTVRRVKETEKALSRQLQRQREHYEATIQRHLAFIDQLIEDKKVLSEKCEAVVAELKQEDQRCTERVAQAQVQHELEIKKLKELMSATEKARREKWISEKTKKIKEVTVRGLEPEIQKLIARHKQEVRRLKSLHEAELLQSDERASQRCLRQAEELREQLEREKEALGQQERERARQRQRAELEELRQQLEESSSALTRTLKAEFEKGREEQERRHQMELKALKQQLELERQAWEAGCARKERVSPQEAWLLNREQELREEIRKGRDKEIELVVHRLEADMALAKEESEKAAESRIKRLRDKYEAELSELEQSERKLQERCLELKGQLGEAEGENLRLQGLVRQKERALEDAQAVNEQLSSERSNLAQVIRQEFEDRLAASEEETRQAKAELAALQARQQLELEEVHRRVKTALARKEEAVSSLRTQHEAAVKRADHLEELLEQHRRPTPSTK
- the CEP131 gene encoding centrosomal protein of 131 kDa isoform X44 — its product is MKGTRAISSVLERSPAGVDLSLTGLPPPVSRRPGSAATTKPIVRSVSVVTGSEQKRKALEATGPGGSRAINNLRRSNSTTQVSQPRSGSPRPTEPTDFLMLFEGSPSGKKRPASLSTAPSEKGATWNVLDDQPRGFTLPSNARSSSALDSPVGPRRKECTVALAPNFTANNRSNKGAVGNCVTTMVHNCYTPSERVPPLKSSNQTAPSLNNIIKAATCEGSESSGFRKPPKNVSSATHLAQNNTGGSTGLPRRKEVTEEEAERFIHQVNQAAVTIQRWYRHQVQRRRAGAARLEHLLQAKREEQRQRSGEGTLLDLHQQKEAARRKAREEKARQARRAAIQELQQKRALRAQKASTVERGPPENPRETRVPGTRQPAQELSPMPGGTAHQALKANNADAGLPAAGPGDRCLPTSASSPEQQQPPEDRMQDVLVQDAAGDNLEMKAPSRGPLEELLHTLQLLEKEPDPLPCPRAHHRGRYAWTSEEDDASSLTADNLEKFGKLSAFPEPPEDGTLLSEAKLQSIMSFLDEMEKSGQDQLDPQQEEGWVPAAGLGPLELGSEVSTSVMRLKLEVEEKKQAMLLLQRALAQQRDLTVRRVKETEKALSRQLQRQREHYEATIQRHLAFIDQLIEDKKVLSEKCEAVVAELKQEDQRCTERVAQAQVQHELEIKKLKELMSATEKARREKWISEKTKKIKEVTVRGLEPEIQKLIARHKQEVRRLKSLHEAELLQSDERASQRCLRQAEELREQLEREKEALGQQERERARQRQRAELEELRQQLEESSSALTRTLKAEFEKGREEQERRHQMELKALKQQLELERQAWEAGCARKEAWLLNREQELREEIRKGRDKEIELVVHRLEADMALAKEESEKAAESRIKRLRDKYEAELSELEQSERKLQERCLELKGQLGEAEGENLRLQGLVRQKERALEDAQAVNEQLSSERSNLAQVIRQEFEDRLAASEEETRQAKAELAALQARQQLELEEVHRRVKTALARKEEAVSSLRTQHEAAVKRADHLEELLEQHRRPTPSTK